The sequence AGCTGAGGCTGGGGAAATAACAGGTGACCAGAATTTCACTTTCAGGCAATTTACGCATATGGCTGGTTCCAATGGTTGGGATCATTCGAGCTGATGAAGTGGGAGCAAGGGGACGGCATTTATTAAAGGAATGTGATGTGAATGAAAAGAATTACTGAACCTGGTGGGTGTCCCCTTTTCACGTCTGGAATATATCAAACGCCGAGGGGGTATTCTCCTGCTCACCGGTGATCCCGGCGTCGGCAAAACCCTGGCCATGTGGCGCTTTGTCGATGCCCTCAACGAAAACCTCTTCAAACCCTTTTATACCCCTCTTTCCACCCTCTCCCGCGCCGATCTCCTTTATCATATCAATCGACTCTTAGGCCTACCCACCCGGCTTTCCAAAAGCGCCATCAAGACACCCTTAATCGCCTATTTTTTTTTGACAAAGACATAAAGAGGGTGTAAAATATCATTAAATTTCTGTTATGATTAATAAAAATTAACCCAGATTTCGTTATAAAGGACTCCCCATGGGAAATACTGGAATTAAATTAACCGGGATTAATAAGCAGCTTTCTATGATCCCTCCTCATAAGCTGGACGAAGTGGAAGATTTTATATCTTTTATTTTGGCTCAGAAAAAGGTTAAGACCAGGGGGGTTATTAAACTGACCGGAATTTGGGAAGGGAAGGGTTT comes from Deltaproteobacteria bacterium and encodes:
- a CDS encoding ATP-binding protein is translated as MGVPFSRLEYIKRRGGILLLTGDPGVGKTLAMWRFVDALNENLFKPFYTPLSTLSRADLLYHINRLLGLPTRLSKSAIKTPLIAYFFLTKT